One Pseudonocardia abyssalis DNA segment encodes these proteins:
- a CDS encoding YkvA family protein, producing the protein MNVDWTAWLIGLAVAAAVWLLLCGAMILLARRLPPGLLRDIAEFLPACVTTARRLRRSPDVPRRAKIALLVAVIWVVSPIDLLPEFLPVIGPLDDVVAVVLLLRYAARSIPRAQLVAAWPAELRLLERLLDGRRRVDPDPTAR; encoded by the coding sequence GTGAACGTCGACTGGACCGCCTGGCTGATCGGGCTGGCCGTCGCCGCCGCGGTCTGGCTCCTGCTGTGCGGGGCGATGATCCTGCTGGCCCGCAGGTTGCCACCGGGCCTGCTGCGCGACATCGCGGAGTTCCTGCCGGCCTGCGTCACGACCGCCCGGCGGCTGCGCCGCTCACCCGACGTGCCGCGGCGGGCGAAGATCGCGCTGCTGGTGGCCGTCATCTGGGTGGTCTCCCCGATCGACCTGCTGCCCGAGTTCCTGCCGGTGATCGGGCCGCTCGACGACGTCGTCGCCGTGGTGCTGCTGCTGCGCTACGCCGCGCGGTCGATCCCCCGCGCACAGCTCGTCGCGGCCTGGCCCGCCGAGCTCCGCCTGCTCGAACGCCTCCTCGACGGCCGTCGCCGGGTCGACCCGGACCCGACCGCACGGTAG
- a CDS encoding FKBP-type peptidyl-prolyl cis-trans isomerase — MAPQKPEVDPHDGPAPTDLLITDLTVGDGAEARAGQNVEVHYVGVAHSSGEEFDASWNRGSTFRFPLGAGRVIGGWDQGVVGMKIGGRRRLVIPPHLGYGDRGAGGAIKGGETLIFVVDLLGVS, encoded by the coding sequence GTGGCACCGCAGAAGCCCGAGGTCGACCCGCACGACGGGCCCGCCCCCACCGACCTCCTCATCACCGACCTCACCGTCGGGGACGGCGCCGAGGCCCGCGCCGGGCAGAACGTCGAGGTGCACTACGTCGGCGTCGCGCACTCCAGCGGCGAGGAGTTCGACGCCTCCTGGAACCGTGGCTCGACGTTCCGCTTCCCGCTCGGCGCCGGGCGCGTCATCGGGGGCTGGGACCAGGGCGTCGTCGGCATGAAGATCGGCGGGCGGCGGCGCCTGGTGATCCCCCCGCACCTGGGCTACGGCGACCGCGGAGCCGGCGGCGCCATCAAGGGCGGCGAGACGCTGATCTTCGTCGTCGACCTGCTGGGCGTCTCCTGA
- a CDS encoding MFS transporter, with product MSLLDVSIVSVALPSLQEGLGTTPAGAQWVVSGYALAFGLALVPAGRLGDAIGRRRMFLGALGAFVLFSGLAGAAPTTELLIVARLLQGLAAGALAPQNSALIQQLFSGAERGRAFGFFGATVGISTAVGPVVGGVILALAGEAEGWRWIFFVNLPIGVVALVLAARLIPRTEPGPRGHVDLVGVGLLGGGVLAFLLPLVEAEADGLRRLWWLFGVGAVLLAGFVRWERRLIDRDREPLLDIRLLTHTAGYASGAALGTAYIVGFSGIWLVLALFFQTGLGYTPLQSGLAVTPFALGSAASAVIGGRLVARLGRLLTVLGLSLVVVGLGATALVLLLVDPTVAGVAGIAPLLVAGIGGGWVIPPNTTMTLRCVPVRMAGSAGGALQTGQRIGSAIGTAGLAGLFYAVLAASSQNQQAAVAAAIGAAAAAVVVALAVAVVEWRRDRRTADGAGGPDPDAPDHVYAHAHQH from the coding sequence ATGAGCCTGCTCGACGTGAGCATCGTGTCGGTCGCGCTCCCGTCGCTGCAGGAGGGCCTGGGCACCACACCGGCCGGTGCGCAGTGGGTGGTGTCGGGGTACGCGCTCGCGTTCGGGTTGGCCCTGGTGCCCGCCGGTCGGCTCGGGGACGCCATCGGGCGGCGCCGGATGTTCCTCGGCGCGCTGGGGGCGTTCGTGCTGTTCAGCGGCCTGGCCGGGGCGGCGCCGACCACCGAGCTGCTGATCGTCGCCCGGTTGCTGCAGGGGTTGGCGGCCGGGGCGCTCGCCCCGCAGAACTCCGCGCTGATCCAGCAGCTGTTCTCCGGCGCGGAGCGCGGGCGGGCGTTCGGGTTCTTCGGCGCCACCGTCGGCATCTCGACGGCCGTGGGTCCCGTCGTCGGCGGGGTGATCCTGGCGCTGGCCGGGGAGGCCGAGGGCTGGCGGTGGATCTTCTTCGTCAACCTGCCGATCGGGGTCGTGGCGCTGGTGCTGGCCGCGCGGCTGATCCCGCGTACCGAGCCGGGCCCGCGCGGACACGTCGATCTCGTCGGCGTCGGGCTGCTCGGCGGCGGCGTGCTCGCGTTCCTGCTCCCGCTGGTGGAGGCCGAGGCCGACGGGTTGCGACGGCTCTGGTGGCTGTTCGGGGTGGGCGCGGTGCTGCTCGCCGGGTTCGTGCGGTGGGAGCGCCGCCTGATCGACCGCGACCGCGAGCCGCTGCTCGACATCCGGCTGCTCACCCACACCGCCGGGTACGCCTCGGGGGCCGCGCTGGGCACCGCGTACATCGTCGGGTTCAGCGGGATCTGGCTGGTGCTGGCGCTGTTCTTCCAGACCGGCCTCGGGTACACGCCGCTGCAGTCGGGTCTCGCCGTCACGCCCTTCGCGCTGGGGTCGGCGGCGTCGGCGGTGATCGGCGGACGGCTGGTGGCCCGGCTGGGCCGCCTGCTGACGGTGCTGGGGCTGAGCCTGGTGGTCGTCGGCCTGGGCGCCACCGCGCTGGTGCTGCTGCTCGTCGACCCGACGGTGGCCGGGGTCGCCGGGATCGCCCCGCTGCTGGTCGCCGGCATCGGCGGGGGCTGGGTGATCCCGCCGAACACCACGATGACGCTGCGCTGCGTGCCGGTGCGGATGGCCGGGTCGGCGGGCGGGGCGCTGCAGACCGGGCAGCGCATCGGCTCGGCGATCGGCACCGCCGGGCTGGCCGGGCTGTTCTACGCCGTGCTCGCCGCTTCGAGTCAGAACCAGCAGGCCGCGGTGGCGGCCGCGATCGGTGCGGCGGCGGCCGCGGTGGTCGTCGCGCTCGCGGTGGCGGTGGTCGAGTGGCGCCGCGACCGGCGCACCGCCGACGGCGCGGGCGGGCCGGACCCGGACGCCCCGGACCACGTCTACGCCCACGCGCACCAGCACTGA
- a CDS encoding EfeM/EfeO family lipoprotein, with protein MALAAAAAVVAGGVAWAVLAMTGSEPVAAPAIPGTSVVLRHAAALDTAAVAYRDFVVAEADALRDRTADLVGAAKAGRVTLAQDRYPLARAHWERIQVATEAVTGPDGEELGAAIDGQGVGMEPGEEFTGFHRLERDLWADGLQPDTRAIADRLLADVTTLAAGAPALQLTGHDMCTSAKELVDFAVVTALSGRENRFAGTDVADLAARVEGSRAAVEPLRALLTEVDPALLATLDRRFAETLDVLDRFRTGDTYRLWTDMSPADLKAVADALDSLGEPVSRVGGTVLI; from the coding sequence GTGGCACTGGCCGCCGCGGCGGCCGTGGTCGCGGGAGGGGTGGCGTGGGCGGTGCTGGCAATGACCGGGTCGGAGCCGGTGGCCGCCCCCGCGATCCCGGGCACGTCGGTCGTCCTGCGCCACGCCGCCGCCCTCGACACCGCCGCTGTGGCCTACCGCGACTTCGTCGTCGCCGAGGCCGACGCCCTGCGCGACCGCACCGCCGACCTGGTCGGCGCGGCGAAGGCGGGTCGGGTCACGCTCGCCCAGGACCGCTACCCGCTCGCCCGCGCGCACTGGGAGCGCATCCAGGTCGCCACCGAGGCCGTCACCGGCCCCGACGGCGAGGAACTCGGCGCCGCGATCGACGGCCAGGGCGTCGGGATGGAGCCCGGGGAGGAGTTCACCGGGTTCCACCGCCTCGAGCGCGACCTCTGGGCCGACGGCCTGCAGCCCGACACCCGGGCGATCGCCGACCGGTTGCTCGCCGACGTCACCACGCTCGCCGCCGGGGCCCCGGCGCTCCAGCTGACCGGGCACGACATGTGCACCAGTGCGAAGGAGCTCGTCGACTTCGCGGTCGTCACCGCGCTGTCCGGCCGCGAGAACCGCTTCGCCGGCACCGACGTCGCCGACCTCGCGGCGCGCGTCGAGGGGTCGCGGGCGGCGGTGGAGCCGCTGCGGGCGCTGCTCACCGAGGTCGACCCGGCGCTGCTCGCCACGCTCGACCGCCGCTTCGCCGAGACCCTCGACGTCCTCGACCGCTTCCGCACCGGCGACACCTACCGCCTCTGGACCGACATGTCCCCCGCCGACCTCAAGGCCGTCGCCGACGCCCTCGACTCGCTCGGCGAGCCGGTCAGCCGCGTGGGCGGGACGGTGCTGATCTGA
- a CDS encoding S9 family peptidase, giving the protein MVDSFPRRQARTRRFTLGAPRGVTISPDGRRVAFLRSRGGTDPVTCLWTLDAATGEERLVADARLLGENGDLPPEEQARRERSREQAGGIVGYSTDRAVAVAAFALAGRLHVADLAGGAAPRALPSPGGVIDPHPDPLGRRIAYVGGGALHVHDLASGSTTTLAQPEGPDVTYGLADFVAAEEMGRMRGFWWSPDGDRLAVARVDSAAVQRWHIADPENPARTPSVVAYPAAGTANAVVTLEIIGLDGTRVPVRLGDDEYLVQVAWSVHGLLVTTAPRDQTALRTALVDPLGGTATRLHEQTDPAWVDIVPGVPVHTASGALVTVESREDAHRLVVDGVAVTPPAVQVREVVDVDEDVVLFRASTDPVSVGLWTWDRDGLVEVATSPGVHAGRRAGGTTVVTSGDLRSDGARTVVHRGENEFAITSLAESPGLEPSVALFEVGERGLRTAVLLPSWHTPGTKLPVLMDPYGGPHAQRVTALRAAHLTSQWFADQGFAVVVVDGRGTPGRGPEFERAVHGDLATPVLEDQVDALHAVAASLPDLDLTRVGIRGWSFGGYLAALAVLRRPDVFHAAVAGAPVTDWGLYDTHYTERYLGHPAQRPDAFAHSSLIADAPSLSRPLLLVHGLADDNVVAAHTLRLSSALLAAGRPHSVLPLSGVTHMTPQEVVAENLLLLQVQFLRRALGVTNGG; this is encoded by the coding sequence ACGCCTGGTCGCCGACGCGCGGCTGCTCGGAGAGAACGGCGACCTGCCGCCCGAGGAGCAGGCCCGGCGCGAGCGCAGCCGCGAGCAGGCGGGCGGGATCGTCGGATACTCCACCGACCGCGCGGTGGCGGTCGCGGCGTTCGCACTGGCCGGGCGGCTGCACGTCGCCGACCTCGCGGGCGGCGCCGCGCCGCGCGCGCTCCCGTCCCCCGGTGGCGTCATCGACCCGCACCCGGACCCGCTCGGCCGCCGCATCGCCTACGTCGGCGGCGGCGCCCTGCACGTCCACGACCTGGCGTCGGGATCGACCACCACCCTCGCCCAGCCGGAGGGCCCGGACGTCACCTACGGGCTCGCCGACTTCGTCGCGGCCGAGGAGATGGGCCGGATGCGCGGTTTCTGGTGGTCGCCCGACGGCGACCGGCTCGCCGTCGCGCGCGTCGACAGCGCGGCGGTCCAGCGCTGGCACATCGCCGACCCGGAGAACCCCGCACGCACCCCCTCGGTCGTCGCCTACCCCGCCGCGGGCACCGCGAACGCAGTCGTGACACTGGAGATCATCGGCCTCGACGGCACGCGCGTCCCGGTGCGGCTCGGCGACGACGAGTACCTCGTGCAGGTGGCCTGGAGCGTGCACGGCCTGCTCGTCACCACCGCCCCGCGCGACCAGACCGCGCTGCGCACCGCACTCGTCGACCCCCTCGGCGGTACCGCGACGCGGCTGCACGAGCAGACCGACCCGGCATGGGTCGACATCGTCCCCGGCGTGCCCGTGCACACCGCCTCCGGCGCACTGGTCACGGTCGAGTCCCGCGAGGACGCGCACCGGCTCGTCGTCGACGGTGTCGCCGTGACACCGCCCGCGGTGCAGGTGCGCGAGGTCGTCGACGTCGACGAGGACGTGGTGCTGTTCCGCGCGAGCACCGACCCCGTGTCGGTGGGGTTGTGGACGTGGGACCGCGACGGGCTCGTCGAGGTCGCGACGAGCCCCGGTGTGCACGCGGGGCGGCGCGCGGGTGGCACGACCGTCGTCACGAGCGGGGACCTGAGATCCGACGGGGCCCGCACGGTCGTACACCGCGGCGAGAACGAGTTCGCGATCACCTCGCTGGCCGAGTCCCCCGGCCTGGAGCCGTCGGTCGCGCTGTTCGAGGTGGGTGAGCGCGGGCTGCGCACCGCGGTGCTGCTGCCGTCGTGGCACACACCCGGCACGAAGCTGCCGGTGTTGATGGACCCCTACGGCGGCCCGCACGCCCAACGCGTCACCGCACTGCGCGCCGCCCACCTGACCAGCCAGTGGTTCGCCGACCAGGGCTTCGCCGTCGTCGTCGTCGACGGGCGGGGCACGCCCGGGCGCGGGCCGGAGTTCGAGCGCGCCGTGCACGGAGACCTCGCGACACCCGTCCTGGAGGACCAGGTCGACGCCCTGCACGCCGTCGCCGCGTCCCTGCCCGACCTCGACCTCACCCGCGTCGGCATCCGCGGCTGGTCCTTCGGCGGCTACCTCGCCGCGCTCGCCGTGCTGCGCCGCCCGGACGTCTTCCACGCCGCGGTCGCGGGCGCGCCCGTCACCGACTGGGGGCTCTACGACACGCACTACACCGAGCGCTACCTCGGCCACCCCGCGCAGCGCCCCGACGCCTTCGCGCACTCGTCGCTGATCGCGGACGCGCCGTCGCTGTCGCGCCCGCTGCTGCTGGTGCACGGGCTCGCCGACGACAACGTGGTCGCGGCGCACACGCTGCGGCTGTCCTCGGCGCTGCTGGCCGCCGGGCGTCCGCACAGCGTGCTGCCGCTGTCCGGCGTCACGCACATGACTCCGCAGGAGGTCGTCGCGGAGAACCTGCTGCTGCTCCAGGTGCAGTTCCTGCGTAGGGCACTCGGCGTGACGAACGGCGGGTGA